Proteins from a genomic interval of Chionomys nivalis chromosome 7, mChiNiv1.1, whole genome shotgun sequence:
- the Cacna1h gene encoding voltage-dependent T-type calcium channel subunit alpha-1H isoform X2, which yields MLVIMLNCVTLGMFRPCEDVECRSERCSILEAFDDFIFAFFAVEMVIKMVALGLFGQKCYLGDTWNRLDFFIVMAGMMEYSLDGHNVSLSAIRTVRVLRPLRAINRVPSMRILVTLLLDTLPMLGNVLLLCFFVFFIFGIVGVQLWAGLLRNRCFLDSTFVRNNNLTFLRPYYQTEEGEENPFICSSRRDNGMQKCSHIPNRRELRVQCTLGWEAYGQPQTEDGGAGRNACINWNQYYNVCRSGEFNPHNGAINFDNIGYAWIAIFQVITLEGWVDIMYYVMDAHSFYNFIYFILLIIVGSFFMINLCLVVIATQFSETKQRENQLMREQRARYLSNDSTLASFSEPGSCYEELLKYVGHIFRKVKRRSLRLYARWQSRWRKKVDPSSTLHGQGPGRRPRRPGRRTASVHHLVYHHHHHHHHHYHFSHSGPRRPSPEPGAGDTRLVRACVPPSPPSPGHGPPDSESVHSIYHADCHVEGPQERARVARSIATAASLKLASGLGTMNYPTILPSGTVNSKGATSPRFKGLRGAGTPGPAARSPQSLGSPSPYEKIQHVVGEQGLGRAPSHLSGLSVPCPLPSPQAGTLTCELKSCPYCASALEDPEFDFSGSESGDSDAHGVYEFTQDVRHGDCRDPVQQPNEVDTPGRGSERRRPPRRPASEPGGLGRLWASFSGKLRRIVDSKYFNRGIMAAILVNTLSMGVEYHEQPDELTNALEISNIVFTSMFALEMLLKLLACGLLGYIRNPYNIFDGIVVVISVWEIVGQADGGLSVLRTFRLLRVLKLVRFLPALRRQLVVLMRTMDNVATFCMLLMLFIFIFSILGMHLFGCKFSLKTDSGDTVPDRKNFDSLLWAIVTVFQILTQEDWNVVLYNGMASTSSWAALYFVALMTFGNYVLFNLLVAILVEGFQAEGDATRSDTDEDKTSTHLEEDFEKLRDLQATEMKMYSLAVTPNGHLEGRGSLPPPLITHTAATPMPTPKSSPHLDVAHVLLDPQHSSSGPVDPQLGDQKSPASLRSSPSTPWGPNSAGSSRRSSWNSLGRAPSLKRRSQCGERESLLSGEGKGSTDDEAEDGRPGVGAHPEASPGPRATPLRRAESLDHRSTLDLCHSPRPAALLPTKFHDCNGQMVALPSEFFLRIDSHKEDAAEFDDDIEDSCCFRLHKVLEPYAPQWCRSRESWALYLFPPQNRLRVSCQKVIAHKMFDHVVLAFIFLNCVTIALERPDIDPGSTERAFLSVSNYIFTAIFVVEMMVKVVALGLLWGEHAYLQSSWNVLDGLLVLVSLVDIIVAMASAGGAKILGVLRVLRLLRTLRPLRVISRAPGLKLVVETLISSLRPIGNIVLICCAFFIIFGILGVQLFKGKFYYCEGSDTRNITTKAECHAAHYRWVRRKYNFDNLGQALMSLFVLSSKDGWVNIMYDGLDAVGIDQQPVQNHNPWMLLYFISFLLIVSFFVLNMFVGVVVENFHKCRQHQEAEEARRREEKRLRRLERRRRSTFPNPEAQRRPYYADYSHTRRSIHSLCTSHYLDLFITFIICLNVITMSMEHYNQPKSLDEALKYCNYVFTIVFVFEAALKLVAFGFRRFFKDRWNQLDLAIVLLSIMGIALEEIEMNAALPINPTIIRIMRVLRIARVLKLLKMATGMRALLDTVVQALPQVGNLGLLFMLLFFIYAALGVELFGRLECSEDNPCEGLSRHATFTNFGMAFLTLFRVSTGDNWNGIMKDTLRECAREDKHCLSYLPALSPVYFVTFVLVAQFVLVNVVVAVLMKHLEESNKEAREDAEMDAEIELEMAQGSAAQPPSVAQESPGTQPDSPNLLVVRKVSVSRMLSLPNDSYMFRPVAPAIVPHPHPLQEVEMETYAGSDPLGPVTSAHSPPLEPRASFQVPSAASSPARASDPLRALSPRGTPRSLSLSRILCRQFSRPRKTVLGAQTPRQSSSPCTHSIADTSSEVSEEAMHTESLEGQVDDAGEENIPDHTEPAENTSTRQVPLGSLRSPPCSPRPASVRTRKHTFGQRCISSRPPTLGGDEAEAADPADEEVSHITSSAHPWSATEPHSPEASPTASPAAKGAVGSGRDPRRFCSVDAQSFLDKPGRADVQRWPSVELDSGDSHLESGEGRGRASELEPALGARRKKKMSPPCISIEPPAEDEGSSRPPAAEGGNTTLRRRTPSCEAALHRDCLEFTEGPGAGGDAVAKGERWGQASCRAEHLTVPNFAFEPLDKGGPGGDSFLDSDQSVTTEPRVSLSGAIVPLVHHETEPSVPSGDPPEKGQGLYLTVPQAPLKKPGSPPATPAPDDSGDEPV from the exons GCAGCATCTTGGAG GCCTTTGACGACTTCATCTTTGCCTTCTTCGCTGTGGAGATGGTTATCAAGATGGTGGCTTTGGGGCTGTTTGGGCAGAAGTGCTATCTGGGTGACACCTGGAACAGGCTGGACTTCTTCATTGTCATGGCGGG CATGATGGAGTATTCTCTAGACGGACACAACGTGAGCCTCTCCGCCATCCGCACGGTGCGTGTGCTGCGGCCCCTCCGCGCCATCAATCGGGTCCCCA GCATGCGGATCCTGGTCACTCTGCTGCTGGACACGCTGCCCATGCTTGGGAATGtccttctcctctgcttcttcgtCTTCTTCATCTTCGGCATTGTTGGGGTCCAGCTCTGGGCTGGCCTGCTGCGGAACCGCTGCTTCCTGGACAGCACCTTCGTCAG GAACAACAACCTGACCTTCCTGCGTCCATACTACCAAACAGAAGAGGGTGAGGAGAACCCTTTCATCTGTTCCTCACGCCGCGACAATGGCATGCAGAAGTGCTCGCACATCCCCAACCGTCGTGAGCTTCGTGTGCAATGCACTCTTGGCTGGGAGGCCTACGGGCAGCCACAGACTGAGGATGGGGGTGCTGGCCGCAATGCCTGCATCAACTGGAACCAGTACTACAATGTGTGCCGCTCAGGGGAATTCAACCCTCACAACGGCGCCATTAACTTTGACAACATCGGCTACGCTTGGATCGCCATCTTTCAG GTCATCACCCTGGAGGGCTGGGTGGATATCATGTACTACGTCATGGATGCCCACTCGTTCTACAACTTCATCTACTTCATCCTGCTCATCATT GTGGGCTCCTTCTTCATGATCAACCTATGTCTGGTGGTGATCGCCACGCAGTTCTCAGAGACCAAGCAGAGGGAAAACCAGCTGATGCGTGAACAGCGGGCCCGCTATCTGTCCAACGACAGCACGCTGGCCAGCTTCTCGGAGCCCGGCAGCTGCTACGAGGAGCTCCTCAAGTATGTGGGCCACATCTTCCGCAAGGTTAAGCGCCGCAGCCTGCGCCTTTACGCCCGCTGGCAGAGCCGGTGGCGTAAGAAGGTGGACCCCAGCAGCACCCTGCATGGCCAAGGCCCTGGGCGGCGGCCACGGCGGCCAGGCAGGCGCACAGCTTCCGTGCACCACCTGgtttaccatcaccaccaccaccatcatcaccattaccactTCAGCCACAGTGGCCCACGCCGTCCCAGCCCAGAGCCGGGTGCCGGTGACACCAGGTTGGTCCGGGCCTGTGTGCCCCCATCGCCACCATCCCCAGGCCATGGGCCACCAGACTCTGAGTCTGTGCACAGTATCTATCATGCTGACTGCCATGTGGAGGGGCCACAGGAGAGAGCCCGGGTGGCCCGCTCCATAGCCACTGCTGCCAGTCTCAAGCTGGCCTCAGGTCTGGGCACCATGAACTACCCCAccatcctgccttcaggaacAGTCAACAGCAAAGGTGCCACCAGCCCACGCTTCAAGGGGCTCCGGGGTGCCGGAACCCCGGGTCCTGCAGCTCGAAGTCCTCAGAGCCTGGGCAGCCCCAGCCCCTACGAGAAGATCCAGCATGTGGTTGGGGAACAAG GACTAGGCCGAGCCCCCAGCCACCTGTCGGGCCTGAGCGTGCCCTGCCCCCTGCCCAGCCCCCAGGCGGGCACGCTGACCTGTGAGCTGAAGAGCTGCCCATATTGTGCCAGCGCCCTGGAGGACCCTGAGTTTGACTTCAGTGGCTCAGAGAGTGGAGACTCAGATGCCCACGGAGTCTATGAGTTTACGCAGGATGTGCGACATGGGGATTGCCGGGACCCGGTGCAGCAGCCCAATGAAGTGGACACGCCAGGTCGTGGCAGTGAGAGGCGGCGGCCACCTCGGCGGCCAGCCTCAGAGCCAGGAGGGCTAGGCCGCCTCTGGGCTTCCTTCAGTGGCAAGCTGCGTCGCATCGTAGACAGCAAGTACTTCAACAGGGGCATTATGGCTGCCATCCTTGTCAACACTCTGAGCATGGGCGTTGAGTATCATGAGCAG CCTGATGAGCTGACCAATGCCCTGGAGATAAGCAATATCGTGTTCACCAGCATGTTCGCCCTGGAGATGCTGCTGAAGCTGCTGGCCTGTGGCCTGCTGGGCTACATCCGGAACCCTTACAACATCTTCGACGGCATTGTGGTTGTCATCAG CGTCTGGGAGATCGTGGGGCAGGCGGATGGTGGCCTGTCCGTGCTCCGCACGTTCCGGCTGCTGCGGGTGCTGAAGCTGGTGCGTTTCCTGCCGGCCCTGCGGCGGCAGCTGGTGGTGCTCATGAGGACCATGGACAACGTGGCCACCTTCTGCATGCTGCTCATgctcttcatcttcatcttcag CATCCTGGGCATGCACCTGTTTGGCTGTAAGTTCAGCCTGAAGACAGACTCTGGAGACACGGTCCCTGACCGGAAGAACTTCGACTCCCTGCTGTGGGCCATCGTCACGGTGTTCCAG ATCCTGACGCAGGAAGACTGGAACGTGGTCCTCTACAACGGCATGGCTTCCACCTCCTCCTGGGCTGCCCTTTACTTCGTGGCCCTGATGACCTTTGGGAACTACGTGCTCTTCAACCTGCTGGTAGCCATCCTGGTGGAAGGCTTCCAGGCAGAG GGGGATGCCACCAGGTCTGACACGGACGAGGATAAGACATCTACCCACTTAGAGGAAGATTTTGAGAAGCTCAGAGATCTTCAGGCCACAG AGATGAAGATGTACTCACTGGCTGTGACCCCTAATGGGCACCTAGAGGGCCGGGGCAGCCTTCCGCCTCCTCTTATCACACACACAGCAGCTACGCCTATGCCCACTCCCAAGAGCTCCCCACACCTGGATGTGGCCCATGTTCTCCTGGACCCACAGCACAGCAGCAGTGGTCCGGTGGACCCCCAACTGGGGGACCAGAAGTCTCCG GCCAGCCTCCGCAGTTCCCCCAGTACCCCGTGGGGCCCCAACAGCGCTGGGAGCAGCCGCCGCTCCAGCTGGAACAGCCTGGGCCGCGCACCCAGTCTCAAACGCCGCAGCCAGTGTGGGGAGCGCGAGTCGCTGCTCTCCGGTGAGGGAAAGGGCAGCACGGATGACGAGGCCGAGGACGGCAGACCAGGCGTGGGAGCCCACCCGGAAGCCTCGCCGGGGCCCCGTGCCACCCCACTGAGGCGGGCCGAGTCACTGGACCACCGCAGCACCCTGGACCTATGTCACAGCCCGCGGCCCGCTGCCCTCCTACCCACCAAGTTCCACGACTGCAACGGGCAGATGGTGGCCCTGCCCAGCGAGTTCTTCCTGCGCATCGACAGCCACAAGGAGGATGCAGCCGAGTTTGATGATGATATAGAGGAT AGCTGCTGCTTCCGCCTACACAAAGTGCTAGAACCCTATGCGCCCCAGTGGTGTCGCAGCCGGGAGTCCTGGGCCCTGTACCTCTTCCCACCGCAGAACAG GCTACGCGTCTCCTGCCAGAAGGTCATTGCACACAAGATGTTTGACCATGTGGTCCTTGCCTTCATCTTCCTCAACTGCGTCACCATTGCCCTGGAGAGGCCGGACATTGATCCAGGCAGCACT GAGAGGGCCTTCCTCAGCGTCTCCAACTACATCTTCACAGCCATCTTCGTGGTAGAGATGATGGTGAAG GTGGTAGCCCTGGGACTGCTGTGGGGTGAGCACGCCTACCTGCAGAGCAGCTGGAATGTCTTGGATGGGCTTCTTGTCCTGGTGTCCCTGGTTGACATTATCGTGGCCATGGCCTCAGCTGGCGGTGCCAAGATCCTAGGCGTTCTGCGTGTGCTGCGCCTGCTTCGGACCCTGCGGCCTCTGAG GGTCATCAGCCGAGCTCCGGGCCTCAAGCTGGTTGTAGAGACTCTGATCTCATCGCTCAGGCCCATTGGGAACATCGTCCTCATCTGCTGCGCCTTCTTCATTATCTTTGGCATCCTCGGGGTGCAG CTTTTTAAGGGCAAATTCTACTACTGCGAGGGCTCGGATACCAGGAACATCACCACCAAGGCCGAGTGCCACGCCGCCCACTACCGCTGGGTGAGGCGCAAGTACAACTTTGACAACCTGGGTCAG GCGCTGATGTCCCTGTTTGTGCTGTCGTCCAAGGATGGCTGGGTGAACATCATGTATGATGGGCTTGACGCTGTGGGCATTGACCAGCAG CCCGTGCAGAACCACAACCCCTGGATGCTGCTGTACTTCATCTCCTTCCTGCTCATCGTCAGCTTCTTCGTGCTCAACATGTTCGTGGGCGTGGTGGTGGAGAACTTCCACAAGTGCCGCCAGCACCAGGAGGCCGAGGAGGCGCGGCGGCGCGAGGAGAAGCGGCTGCGGCGCCTGGAGAGGAGGCGCAGGA GCACTTTCCCCAACCCAG AGGCCCAGCGCCGGCCCTACTATGCGGACTACTCACATACGCGCCGCTCCATCCACTCGCTGTGTACCAGCCACTACCTGGACCTCTTCATCACCTTCATCATCTGCCTCAACGTCATCACCATGTCCATGGAGCACTACAACCAGCCCAAG TCTCTGGATGAGGCCCTCAAGTACTGCAACTATGTCTTTACCATCGTCTTCGTCTTTGAGGCTGCATTGAAGCTGGTGGCCTTTGGGTTCCGGAGGTTCTTCAAGGACAG GTGGAACCAGCTGGACTTGGCCATAGTCCTCCTGTCCATCATGGGCATTGCGCTGGAGGAAATTGAGATGAATGCTGCCCTGCCCATCAACCCCACCATCATCCGCATCATGCGCGTGCTTCGCATCGCCCGTG TGCTGAAGCTACTGAAGATGGCCACAGGCATGCGTGCCCTGCTGGATACTGTGGTTCAAGCTCTGCCTCAGGTAG GGAACCTTGGTCTTCTTTTCATGCTCCTGTTTTTTATCTATGCTGCCCTGGGAGTGGAGCTGTTTGGGAGGCTAG AGTGCAGCGAGGACAATCCCTGTGAGGGCCTGAGCAGGCACGCTACCTTCACCAACTTCGGCATGGCCTTCCTCACACTGTTCCGAGTGTCCACGGGGGACAACTGGAATGGGATCATGAAG GACACTCTGCGTGAATGCGCCCGTGAGGACAAGCACTGCCTCAGCTACCTGCCTGCGCTCTCGCCTGTCTACTTCGTCACCTTCGTGCTGGTTGCCCAGTTCGTGTTGGTCAATGTGGTGGTGGCTGTGCTCATGAAACACCTGGAGGAGAGCAACAAAGAGGCCCGCGAGGATGCTGAGATGGATGCCGAGATtgagctggagatggctcaggggtctGCAGCCCAGCCCCCGTCTGTAGCACAG GAAAGCCCGGGTACCCAGCCAGACTCTCCAAACCTCCTGGTCGTGCGCAAAGTGTCTGTGTCCAGGATGCTCTCCCTGCCCAATGACAGCTACATGTTCCGGCCCGTGGCTCCCGCCATCGTCCCACACCCTCACCCGCTGCAGGAAGTGGAGATGGAGACCTACGCTGGTAGTGACCCTTTGG GCCCAGTCACCTCTGCTCACTCACCGCCCCTGGAGCCCCGTGCCTCCTTCCAGGTACCATCAGCTGCATCCTCCCCAGCCAGGGCCAGCGATCCCCTTCGTGCCCTTTCACCCCGAGGTACACCCCGCTCTCTGAGCCTCTCACGGATCCTCTGCAGACAG TTCTCCAGGCCCCGGAAGACTGTCTTAGGAGCTCAGACGCCCAGGCAGAGTTCTTCTCCGTGTACCCACAGTATAGCAGATACATCCtctgaagtctcagag GAGGCCATGCACACCGAGTCCCTGGAAGGTCAGGTTGATGATGCTGGAGAAGAGAACATCCCAGACCACACAGAGCCTGCCGAAAATACCTCCACAAGGCAGGTGCCTCTGGGCTCCCTGCGgtcccctccctgctccccacGACCTGCCAGTGTCCGTACTCGCAAGCACACTTTCGGGCAGCGCTGCATCTCCAGCCGCCCTCCCACCTTGGGAGGAGATGAGGCGGAAGCAGCGGACCCAGCAGACGAGGAGGTCAGCCACATCACCAGCTCAGCCCACCCCTGGTCGGCCACAGAGCCCCACAGCCCGGAGGCCTCCCCAACAGCCTCCCCTGCTGCCAAAGGTGCGGTGGGCAGTGGGCGGGACCCACGCAGGTTCTGCAGTGTAGACGCTCAGAGCTTCCTGGACAAACCAGGTAGGGCAGATGTCCAGCGGTGGCCCTCTGTGGAACTGGATAGTGGAGACAGCCACCTGGAGtccggggaggggaggggccgGGCCTCAGAGCTCGAACCAGCTCTTGGTGCAcgaaggaagaagaagatgagCCCTCCCTGCATCTCCATCGAACCTCCCGCTGAGGATGAGGGCTCCTCCCGGCCGCCTGCAGCCGAAGGTGGCAACACTACCCTGAGGCGCCGAACCCCATCCTGCGAAGCTGCCCTCCACAGGGACTGCCTCGAGTTCACAGAGGGCCCAGGCGCTGGAGGGGATGCTGTTGCCAAGGGTGAGCGCTGGGGCCAGGCCTCCTGCCGGGCAGAGCACCTGACCGTCCCCAACTTTGCCTTCGAGCCTCTGGACAAGGGGGGACCTGGTGGAGACTCTTTCTTGGACAGTGACCAAAGCGTGACCACAGAACCCAGAGTTTCTTTGTCGGGGGCTATAGTGCCACTTGTTCACCATGAAACTGAACCTTCTGTGCCCTCTGGCGACCCTCCAGAGAAGGGACAAGGACTGTACCTCACTGTGCCCCAGGCCCCCTTGAAGAAACCAGGGTCTCCCCCAGCCACCCCTGCCCCAGATGACAGTGGAGATGAGCCTGTGTAG